The DNA window TGCAAAGGCTACAgctgacaaaatgacaaagaagTATACTTCAAGTGTTGCATAGTTGTgaagaaatcattttattttggacttgcatcttttttttcctgtttatgTTTTCATCAAAAAACATAATTGAGAAAAACTCAACAAAATTTGTGACAAGATTAATGAAAttcattcaacaacaaaaaagaaatgaaaagtttgAATCTATTTGCCAAATTTTCACCATTGGTatctgatatatatatatatatatatatatatatagaatgAAGTCCTATACTGTTAATTAACATAAACAATTGTTCATAGCATGACTGCATTATCTTTTCTTAgcaatgtttttgtaaaataaaaacataaaaaagtagAAGACCACACACCATGTTCACTCTTTCATAAAGAGATTAATGCTTGCAGTTTAACACGAACAGACCTTTTGACATTTGCAATGAAAGACTGGACCTGcctgatgatgtgttttttttttaattgactaaACCTTTTTAAAGGTTAATTTATGCCATAACTGGTTCAGTACATGTTAAGAgctggggggggaggggattCACTAACACAGATAGAGAATAAAGACACCATGGATCATAGATCCTGAGTTACAGTGACgttaaactaaataaaataaaataaaaaataaaaaaccttcaTGTATCTCTTTGTTCCATTTTTAACACAGTGACGAGCTGATGGATGAGCCAGTGAAGCGCCACTCAGACGCCATCTTTACAGACAATTACAGCCGCTTCCGCAAACAGATGGCCGTCAAGAAGTACCTCAACTCAGTGTTGACAGGAAAGAGAAGGTATGTATTTGTTGTGTCTTCCTTCACTTGTTTATCCTTGCTTCTTTCTCCCTCAAGCTGAATGTATCGATATATCACTCCTGGAGTTATTGAATTCCCCACAGAACTGAAATAGTAAGCAAAAAATGGGATCGTTTGGCAATATTGAAAAGCTTTcttcatttataaaaataatctCTTGAGGGAAATGATTGTTTTGATAAGTAAAGCTATAATAATATaccaaaaacagacagaggtATAGTAATATCATCATTTTCAAATAgacatttgtacattttatatttttcttcgAACTAGGATTTAAAGTATAGCGaccctttttcaaacaaaaaaaatgtagacaGTTAAAGGTTACTGCCTTGTCTCTCCATATTCACACCAAACCTTCACACACAGCCTAGAAGATCCTGTAGCCAGTGACCCAGAGGACTCCATGGATGAACCCAACACCTTCCAGGACAGCTACAGTGACATCAACGTAGACCATCTCCTAAACAACTTTCAATTGGtaggaacaaacacacagaaaaaaaaggtgtactCTTATTCAATCGTAGCTCTTATTAACAAAATGCATTCCATAGACATCAAAACGTACCTTAATGCTCCTGTTAAGAGTTTTATGCTGGTCATGAAACTGACTGAAAGTGatactgatgtctctttatgaccTTCTAAAGCTAATGAGACCATCTGCATCAACAATGATACTCTCTATAAGGTTCATTTTGCTTGTAACCACTGCTGGGGGGTAGGTGTCAGGCAAAGTGAGTTACGGCATATACTGTACGCACTGCAGAATCagactgtttacattttccacagtaaAAATTCTCAGTGAGTGCTACCTGCCAGTTAAAAGACAGTAGGAGgagatttttcatcagaaaTCACTacctacacatgtacaggacaaaataagcaaaaactttttaaaaaatcaacacCAACCAAAAGTTACTAACAGGAGCGTTAACCTTCTCAACTATTTGCCTGACCCAAATCAAAAATCTGACCATACCGAGCCCAATTCATCTTCTAATCCTGAAGCATGTTGAAGTAATGACAAGCCAAAAGCACAATATTCTTATATGTCAATGGCTAGAAGGGACATAGAGTAGAATACAATATAGCTTTGTCAAATTGGAGTTGTTTTATATGACTAACCCTCCTCTCTGTCCATTTTCTCTTGTGTTTTGCAGCCACTTTGAGGAGAGCTCTGCACTCGAGTGAATACCTCAAGTCATCCTCATGAAACCGTCCATTCCAAAAACAACACGATGTTAATCCAAAGGACATTTGAAGACAAAACCAACCTGATGATGTGTTCTCTATCTATTCATACACTCAGTACATGTTTACACTGTATATATGcagaatatactgtatatacaatACGTAAAGAAGGTTCTGGCCAAAGTCTCTTCAGGCCACTCTGCATGACATGTGTGTCCATGCTTATTAAGTGTTTTACAACAACCAGCAACAGAGAAGTAACAATTCCACTTCAACAccactgttgttgtttcattGACTTTCAATAGAACATTTCTCCCCTAGTAACTTTATGAGAAACCAATGCAAAATTTAAGTGGAACTTGTCCTTTCACCTTTCAGAAAAATAATTGACCCATTGAATGTTATTAGAACAGCATTCAGTTGCGATAGATTACCTTTCCCATAGATTTTTGTTGAACCTACGCTACCTTGGCTTTGACTTACCAACACTGGTTTATTTTTAACTCATTTGCCATGTTTTGTTGCAACAGaagattttcatttatttttccttatCACCCATAAATTGTAGGTGAACTATGTTCCATTAACTTCTCTTGAAACATCTCGCTCATTGAAAGTCAATTGAACAGCATTGACTTTTATTATCCCATTAATTAGTAGTCGGTCTAGTGTCCATTtgtgtccagaaaaaaaaaaattcaattcaCTTTGAATTAAAATCTGTTTGATCCAATTCTCACCAGTGTTTCAATAAGTGTCAATAGAGCATATGTACTATTAATTATTTACTTCAACCATTCACTCTCAGTTAAATAATTGTTGATATACTAGATTTTTATTCTTGTCATGTTTTATCCAAACTGAAAATAATAGAACAACTGCTCCATCAAATAAAAGGTAATTCATGCCGTTAACTTCCGGTCAAAATCCAGTCACTATCAATAATCCAAactggatgttttttattttatttaatccaCCCTTTCCACAATCCTTTATCTTagcttaaagtaaaaaaaaaaaaaacagacactttaaaTTGGACATATGTTGATTGGACCATGATTGATTAAAATAATGATATCAAAGTTATATTGACTCATTTaccttaaataaaacaacacatctatGAAACTACAATGAAACATTTGATTAATCTTGTTTCAATTTCAATATATTTTGTTCTATATCACAAGGGACAGCACATTAGGACAAGTTTTAACATcatctgttgttttaaaatcaaatgaaagGTTGTTGTATACATTTTCAATGGTGCAACCATGAGCTAAGTTTTTATTGAATTGTTTTAGAGAATCCAATCTTGGTTGTTtgatgataaaaatgtaaaggagGAACACATTTTGAATGGAAACAAATGCATATAATCACTTTATACTATCCAACATGTAGAGCAAAGATGTTATAACTGAGCATAGACCTGCCTTTAGTGCATATAGTGATGTACACCAGTCACCAAATAAaagatattgttttatttttcaaagctgaGTCTTTTGTCTGGCTGATTGTTTGATGGTGGACATTTTAGCACATGAGACTGTTGTTGTTTAAATATTATCATGTATGACAGCATGAATATTACTTGGCTGATGGCCTTTTCAGTGTAGTTAAATAGCCCTttaaaagagaaggaaaatTCCTATATTAAACAAATGCATCAACTGCAATATCTACATGTACAGACTTGGTTTTATTAATAGCTACATAACTTTCCCCCATCCTTTTATACACCTTACGATGACATTTCAGACTGTTTCCAATCAATTTAATttgagaatttattttttacatagtgattttttttttaacttaactcttaaaaaaacatttttgacacaAGAAATTGAAACAAGGAAGAAATAAGGAGCAATAGTAGAAAATAACCAAGTCATGTGACTCTTGAACTTCAGGACCACGGACAGTGACACTTTGCCAACAGGTGGATATTTGCCTTATTTAAAGTCAGTTTGGTAGGTTTTTGtgtctattttgtgttttgaattacTCATCATGAGGTCATCTATTACATGTCTACTCAAGTGAACCGATGAAGAGTCTATAAGAAAGACTTTCTTCACCATTATTTTGTTGATCTCCATACTACAAGGGTTGCTGGGGTTTTTTGACCTCCAAAAGCTGTCCACTCAAAGTGGATTAAAATATTGATACTTTCAAACCTGCTTGCGATAAAGGGAAGCCAAAATGACCTTGGGGGTTGCAACTGTTGCAGGGTTGTGATGCTTCATGATGCCCAGTCGGACGGCTTCAATGTGGATTTCACTTCTCCAAATAAGAAAGCAAGTCCAGAGAGAGCTGGtcagtgtctttgttttttctatCTTAAGAGGTTAAAGGACTAAAAACACTTCCATGATGACGAACATTTGGTTCAGCTCAGAGATACAGTTGatgaaaaaagacatgaaaaacaTTACTGTTATGGATTCACGACTCTGAGTTGCCGAGAAAGAAGAGGGAAGTCAAAAGTCAAAAGGAGCATTGAAACAACCTAGTGCAcagacttttttctttcattggtATTTTCTGACTACAAGAAAATAGAGAGTATTTGAACCATTTTGTCCCTCAGCAGTCTTACAATCAGTACCTTATTGCAGACATGATGTCACAGTAAACCTTTGATTCCTACAGGCGGCCTTCACAGATTATTT is part of the Labrus bergylta chromosome 10, fLabBer1.1, whole genome shotgun sequence genome and encodes:
- the vip gene encoding VIP peptides codes for the protein MCKAMLQRTGPHLLFLIALCSVFYSRTLSLPYTSMRPSRHADGLFTSGYSKLLGQLSARRYLESLIGKRVSDELMDEPVKRHSDAIFTDNYSRFRKQMAVKKYLNSVLTGKRSLEDPVASDPEDSMDEPNTFQDSYSDINVDHLLNNFQLPL